One Psychrilyobacter piezotolerans DNA segment encodes these proteins:
- a CDS encoding ABC transporter ATP-binding protein, producing the protein MKESKRVEIKNLTKTFISGKNKVKAVNDINLIVEPGEFICLLGPSGCGKTTMLRMLAGFEIPTSGSIFIGDKDVANLTPDKRDTAMVFQNYALFPHMNVYDNIAYGLKIQKKSKQEINERVQNILKLMKMEDFAERTPSQMSGGQQQRVSLARALIMNSGVLLFDEPLSNLDAKLRLHMRDEIRKLQQEVGITSIYVTHDQAEAMSLSDKVVIMKDGEIMQVGSPIEIYQKPNSEFIAKFIGRANILKATVVSKEEGKTKINLLGSEYTVADEIQYKEGDVVEVVARPESIKFNGAKHQGKVVKSIFMGENHEYEIQVEDQIIEVSLNNPHGKEIKKVGENLTFIFDEESIHII; encoded by the coding sequence ATGAAAGAATCTAAAAGAGTAGAGATAAAGAATTTAACAAAAACATTTATATCTGGGAAAAATAAAGTAAAGGCAGTCAATGATATTAATTTAATTGTAGAACCTGGGGAATTTATATGTCTCTTGGGTCCCTCTGGATGCGGAAAAACAACGATGCTCAGGATGCTGGCAGGATTTGAAATCCCCACTTCTGGAAGTATATTTATAGGAGATAAAGATGTGGCTAACCTGACTCCGGATAAAAGAGATACTGCCATGGTATTTCAAAACTATGCATTATTTCCTCATATGAATGTCTATGATAACATCGCATACGGACTAAAAATACAAAAGAAATCTAAACAAGAAATAAATGAAAGAGTACAGAATATTTTAAAATTAATGAAGATGGAAGATTTTGCGGAGAGAACTCCTTCACAGATGTCCGGAGGACAGCAGCAGAGAGTTTCCCTTGCAAGGGCATTGATAATGAATTCTGGGGTATTATTATTTGACGAACCATTATCAAATTTAGATGCTAAATTGAGATTACATATGAGAGATGAAATTAGAAAACTTCAGCAGGAAGTTGGGATAACTTCTATCTATGTAACACATGATCAGGCAGAAGCTATGTCACTGTCTGATAAGGTCGTAATAATGAAAGATGGAGAGATTATGCAGGTGGGATCTCCAATAGAAATATACCAAAAACCAAACAGTGAATTTATTGCTAAATTTATTGGAAGAGCTAATATTTTAAAGGCAACAGTAGTTTCAAAGGAAGAGGGGAAAACAAAAATTAACTTATTAGGTTCTGAATATACAGTAGCCGATGAAATTCAATACAAAGAAGGAGACGTTGTAGAAGTCGTGGCAAGACCAGAATCGATTAAATTCAACGGAGCGAAACACCAGGGGAAAGTTGTAAAAAGTATATTTATGGGAGAAAATCATGAATATGAAATTCAGGTGGAGGACCAGATAATAGAAGTATCCTTAAATAATCCCCACGGAAAGGAAATTAAAAAAGTTGGAGAAAATTTAACTTTTATTTTTGATGAAGAATCAATACATATAATATAA
- a CDS encoding lysozyme inhibitor LprI family protein, with the protein MAFLEKQKTDIVKIKENKDVIQIREIKERNIFNKFDSEISFRLRNIKNLLDEANKLTEKEELLRYIPVSLIALIEGSIRLCIKELIDCNEEYFYRSEKLITKKLDFSILGSLNSKKITTGEFISHLVSINRIGDIDNIFTSLLGEKFFLTLKEVKNNYKMNFSVEEDESLVPDSPIIKDFSKVKSDISKCFDLRHILAHEIASNLKLSYIELVDIFQSVSLFLKGTVEIILNITAPSLKYTQFEMNKKSKNDLDLMEEIMNVTINEILNEFKDSCPDDYEAKKKFLYTQTKWKEYALNASKLEALKYKGGSIQPMIYAIEMASRTRKRIEELEKYKND; encoded by the coding sequence ATGGCATTTTTGGAAAAACAGAAAACAGATATTGTAAAAATAAAGGAAAATAAAGACGTTATCCAAATTAGAGAAATAAAAGAAAGAAATATATTTAATAAATTTGACAGTGAAATTTCTTTTAGACTTAGGAACATAAAAAATTTATTAGATGAAGCAAATAAATTAACAGAAAAAGAAGAGCTATTAAGGTATATCCCTGTATCATTAATAGCTTTAATTGAAGGATCAATAAGACTTTGTATAAAAGAATTAATAGATTGTAATGAAGAGTATTTCTATAGGAGTGAAAAATTAATCACTAAAAAATTAGATTTTAGTATTTTAGGATCTTTAAACTCTAAAAAAATTACTACAGGTGAATTTATTTCACATTTAGTTTCAATTAATAGAATAGGTGACATAGATAATATTTTTACATCTTTATTAGGAGAAAAATTTTTTTTAACTCTCAAGGAAGTCAAAAATAATTATAAAATGAATTTTTCTGTTGAAGAAGACGAGTCTCTAGTGCCGGATTCGCCAATAATAAAAGATTTTTCTAAAGTCAAAAGTGATATAAGCAAATGCTTTGATTTAAGACATATTTTAGCACACGAAATAGCAAGTAATCTAAAACTTTCATATATAGAGTTAGTTGATATTTTCCAGAGTGTCTCTTTATTTCTAAAAGGAACAGTTGAGATTATACTAAACATAACTGCTCCAAGTCTAAAATATACTCAATTTGAAATGAATAAAAAATCTAAAAATGATTTAGATCTTATGGAAGAAATTATGAATGTTACCATCAATGAAATCTTAAATGAATTTAAAGATTCTTGTCCTGATGATTATGAAGCTAAGAAAAAGTTTTTATATACTCAAACTAAATGGAAAGAATATGCTCTAAATGCTTCAAAATTAGAAGCTTTAAAGTATAAAGGAGGATCTATTCAACCAATGATTTATGCTATTGAAATGGCTTCTCGTACAAGAAAAAGAATTGAAGAGTTAGAAAAATACAAAAATGATTAA
- a CDS encoding ABC transporter substrate-binding protein, with translation MKKILLLLTVLLFTISCGKKETGDSEKKDQTLTFYAGLQEDHAAMVAKEFEKETGIKTNFVRMSSGEVLARLKAEKNNMSASVWYGGPVDAFVAAKEADLIEPYISPEAANIKDGLKDTEGYWTGIYVGYLGFVGNQKMLDEKGLKMPASWADLLKPEYKGEIVVAHPGSSGTAYTMLATLVQLMGEDEAMEYLKKFNGQVRQYTKSGTAPGRMAGQGETTIGITFLHDAIKYKKEGYKDIVISAPSEGTGYEIGGVALLKNGPDQEAAKKFIDWVLTKKVQEMGKTVGSFQFLTNKDAMPPAEADPIKDTKLIKYDFDWAGKNRIRLVERFSTETSTTAPTK, from the coding sequence ATGAAAAAAATATTATTATTATTAACAGTTCTACTCTTCACAATCTCTTGCGGGAAGAAAGAAACCGGAGATTCGGAAAAAAAAGACCAGACTTTGACATTCTATGCAGGATTACAGGAAGATCATGCCGCAATGGTTGCAAAAGAATTTGAAAAGGAAACGGGAATAAAAACAAATTTCGTAAGAATGAGTAGTGGAGAAGTTTTGGCCAGACTAAAAGCAGAAAAAAATAACATGTCTGCATCTGTGTGGTATGGCGGGCCCGTGGATGCATTCGTAGCAGCTAAAGAAGCTGATTTAATCGAACCATATATTTCCCCTGAAGCAGCTAATATAAAAGATGGATTAAAAGATACTGAAGGATACTGGACAGGAATTTATGTTGGTTATTTAGGATTTGTAGGAAACCAAAAAATGTTAGATGAAAAAGGGTTAAAAATGCCTGCATCATGGGCAGATCTGTTAAAGCCTGAATATAAGGGAGAGATCGTAGTGGCTCATCCTGGATCATCGGGAACTGCTTATACAATGTTGGCTACTTTAGTGCAGCTTATGGGTGAAGATGAAGCTATGGAATATTTAAAAAAATTCAACGGGCAGGTTAGACAGTATACTAAATCTGGTACTGCACCGGGAAGAATGGCAGGGCAGGGAGAAACAACAATTGGAATAACATTCCTGCACGATGCCATAAAATATAAAAAAGAAGGATATAAAGATATCGTAATCTCTGCACCATCTGAGGGAACAGGATATGAAATTGGTGGAGTAGCACTATTGAAAAATGGACCGGATCAGGAAGCTGCTAAAAAATTCATTGACTGGGTATTGACTAAAAAAGTTCAAGAAATGGGGAAAACAGTAGGATCTTTCCAATTTTTAACAAATAAAGACGCAATGCCGCCAGCAGAAGCAGACCCAATAAAAGATACAAAATTAATTAAATATGACTTTGATTGGGCAGGAAAAAATAGAATAAGATTAGTGGAAAGATTTAGTACTGAAACAAGTACTACAGCCCCAACAAAATAA
- a CDS encoding ABC transporter permease: protein MNNLKLKIDQELKHMKKLTNDPTLFLTIIFSLVVVSFFVLVPLYNVLKESFTFKETFSFENYKNAFGRSGNVAIILNTLKLGFITATLSLIIGFFFAYSTSYMKIKGKKIFDFIAMLPIISPPFVVALSAILLFGRQGLITRGLLGITDFEIYGFHGLVLVQVLSFFPIAYLMLVGLLQGIDPSVEEASRDLGASKLKVFTSVTFPLVIPGIANAFLLVFIQSIADFANPVVIGGNFTTIAVKIYQEGIGNFQLGIATALAMILLSMSISMFVVQRFYINKKSYITVTGKVSRARDLVKDKIVTIPVFITLISLTMFVILMYILIPIGSFVKLWGINYTPTLDHYKYIFDYGMDPIIQTTVLAVIATIITSIFSMILAFLIVRKKFIGKTFIEFTTIMALAIPGTIIGLGYVISYNITYKIPFTDITLIPPLTGTALIIVIAFIIRSLPVGVRSGMSSLQQIDPSIEEAASILGASSSKVFSSVTIPMIKEAFFSGLIYSFARSMTLVSTIIFLISAKWKLLTPTVMDNIDTGRIGIASAYCTILIIIVTTVMITMKIFISKIGVKK, encoded by the coding sequence ATGAATAACCTTAAATTAAAAATAGATCAAGAATTAAAACATATGAAAAAATTGACTAATGACCCCACATTATTTTTAACAATAATATTTTCATTGGTAGTAGTATCATTCTTTGTACTGGTGCCTCTTTATAATGTATTGAAGGAAAGTTTTACATTTAAAGAAACATTTAGTTTTGAAAATTATAAAAATGCCTTTGGAAGAAGCGGAAATGTGGCAATAATTTTAAACACTTTGAAATTAGGTTTTATAACTGCAACATTATCGCTGATTATTGGATTTTTCTTTGCATATAGTACGTCGTATATGAAGATTAAAGGGAAAAAAATATTTGATTTTATAGCAATGCTGCCCATTATATCACCGCCCTTTGTTGTGGCGTTATCAGCAATATTATTATTTGGAAGACAGGGACTTATTACAAGGGGACTTTTAGGGATTACAGATTTTGAGATCTACGGATTTCATGGTTTAGTATTAGTTCAGGTTTTAAGTTTTTTCCCAATTGCATATTTAATGCTGGTTGGTTTATTACAGGGAATCGATCCATCTGTAGAGGAAGCTTCCAGGGATTTAGGAGCATCTAAATTAAAAGTATTTACAAGTGTAACATTTCCATTGGTTATTCCGGGGATAGCAAATGCTTTTTTACTGGTTTTTATACAATCCATTGCAGATTTTGCCAATCCTGTAGTAATTGGCGGGAATTTTACAACAATTGCTGTAAAAATTTACCAGGAAGGGATAGGGAATTTTCAATTGGGAATAGCCACAGCCCTTGCAATGATCTTACTTTCCATGTCTATCTCAATGTTTGTAGTTCAAAGATTTTATATAAATAAAAAATCTTATATAACCGTAACTGGAAAGGTTTCCAGAGCCAGGGATTTGGTTAAAGATAAGATAGTAACAATACCTGTATTTATAACTTTAATAAGTCTTACTATGTTTGTAATATTGATGTATATCCTGATCCCTATAGGATCATTTGTAAAATTATGGGGGATTAATTATACCCCTACTCTGGATCACTATAAGTATATTTTTGATTACGGTATGGATCCTATAATACAAACTACTGTATTAGCAGTAATAGCAACTATAATAACAAGTATTTTTTCCATGATCCTTGCATTTTTAATTGTGAGGAAAAAATTTATAGGAAAAACATTTATAGAGTTTACAACAATTATGGCTCTGGCTATTCCCGGAACAATAATAGGTCTAGGATATGTAATCAGTTATAACATTACCTATAAGATACCATTTACAGATATAACGTTAATCCCGCCCCTTACAGGAACGGCACTTATTATTGTTATAGCCTTTATCATCAGAAGTTTACCTGTAGGAGTCAGAAGTGGGATGAGTTCTCTTCAGCAGATTGATCCTTCTATCGAAGAAGCCGCAAGCATATTGGGAGCTTCAAGCAGTAAAGTTTTTTCAAGTGTGACTATCCCTATGATAAAAGAAGCGTTTTTCAGTGGGTTAATTTATTCATTTGCAAGAAGTATGACCTTGGTTAGTACGATTATATTTTTGATATCTGCCAAATGGAAGTTATTGACACCTACGGTAATGGATAATATAGATACCGGAAGGATAGGAATAGCATCGGCTTATTGTACAATATTAATTATAATAGTAACAACAGTAATGATAACTATGAAGATATTCATCTCAAAAATAGGTGTAAAAAAATAA
- a CDS encoding alpha/beta hydrolase: protein MYYLIGIFIFYIVFVITGSRKQRMKIKIKKTVTYKNVNIIPENNRVVDFEPLEDLTLESKNFIVQSLKIKSQNVDEEMTYLAVVPKSYNPEKSYPVLFLLHGLRDNAHDWIEKGRLLDNYELLLEQKDIGKMIMILPNSGFCGESWYSDFKKVENKNYESYFIDELILDVKKRFNVDNAGISGFSMGGYGAFKLGLKHLELFKVIGSFAGAVSLVRLTINKRITRIVKFIYLPEFLFRDGDKKKFVNIFGSWGKAIIKEDPYTLIKQLNTAKQQGKHFYLSVGTEDKEPYYMVHQWVDMVGRIKRFNLPFEAYIYQGETHTWDYIAKDIGRFLKYSWKYLK, encoded by the coding sequence ATGTATTATTTAATAGGTATATTTATATTCTATATAGTATTTGTTATTACAGGCAGCAGAAAACAGAGGATGAAAATCAAGATAAAGAAAACTGTAACATATAAAAATGTTAATATTATTCCTGAAAATAACAGAGTAGTTGATTTTGAACCTTTGGAAGACCTGACCCTTGAAAGTAAAAATTTTATTGTTCAGAGTTTAAAGATAAAGAGTCAAAATGTAGATGAAGAGATGACATATTTAGCAGTGGTACCAAAATCTTATAATCCTGAAAAAAGTTACCCGGTGCTTTTTTTGCTCCACGGGCTGAGGGATAATGCCCATGATTGGATAGAGAAAGGCAGGCTGCTGGATAATTATGAACTTTTACTGGAGCAGAAAGATATCGGGAAAATGATCATGATCCTCCCTAATTCGGGATTTTGCGGTGAATCCTGGTATAGTGATTTTAAAAAGGTGGAAAATAAAAATTATGAAAGTTATTTTATAGATGAATTAATTTTAGATGTGAAAAAAAGATTTAATGTGGATAATGCCGGGATATCTGGATTTTCCATGGGTGGATACGGTGCTTTTAAATTAGGGTTGAAGCATCTGGAATTATTTAAGGTTATAGGTAGTTTTGCCGGGGCTGTGAGTTTAGTGAGACTGACTATCAATAAGAGAATTACCAGAATAGTTAAGTTTATCTATCTTCCTGAATTTTTATTTAGAGACGGAGATAAAAAGAAATTTGTTAATATATTTGGATCTTGGGGGAAGGCTATTATCAAGGAAGATCCCTACACCCTTATAAAACAGCTGAATACTGCAAAACAACAGGGAAAACATTTTTACCTTTCAGTTGGAACCGAGGATAAAGAACCTTATTATATGGTTCATCAATGGGTGGATATGGTAGGAAGGATAAAAAGATTTAACCTCCCCTTTGAGGCTTATATCTATCAGGGTGAAACCCATACATGGGACTATATAGCCAAAGATATAGGTAGATTTTTAAAATATAGCTGGAAATATTTAAAGTAG
- a CDS encoding dicarboxylate/amino acid:cation symporter, which translates to MKKMTLTTKIFIGLISGIIFGLILYPMREVPFVADYIIGFFLKLGGSVFINAIKMLVVPLVFISLTVGSSAMGDIKKLGRIGVKTLGFYLFTTAVAIIIALTFANIIDPGAGLSSDSIEKTTKTIKASKPFVDVLIDIVPSNPIASMAKGNMLQIIFFALLTGMGLTVLGDRVSKVKDLFDQANDLVLEMLNLIMKVAPFGVFCLITKTFSSLGYTAMMPLLKYMLTVVGALFIHGLFTYQGLLVAVVKMNPLTFFKKFLPAISVAFSTSSSGATIPVTLETVQEEFGVSKSISSFTIPLGATVNMDGTAIMQGVAVVFIAAVYGVDLTMGDYVAVILTATLASIGTAGVPGVGLIMLSMVLAQVGLPIEGIALIMGVDRILDMTRTAVNITGDAVCTLIVAKTEGEELDLSSEKEVEVA; encoded by the coding sequence ATGAAAAAAATGACTTTAACAACAAAAATTTTTATTGGATTAATTAGTGGGATAATATTTGGGTTGATTTTATACCCAATGAGAGAGGTTCCCTTTGTAGCAGATTATATTATAGGATTTTTCCTGAAACTAGGGGGATCTGTATTTATAAATGCCATAAAGATGCTGGTAGTTCCGCTGGTATTTATCTCGTTAACTGTAGGAAGTTCGGCTATGGGAGATATTAAAAAATTAGGAAGAATAGGAGTAAAAACTTTAGGATTTTACCTTTTCACAACAGCTGTTGCAATTATTATAGCTCTTACTTTTGCAAATATAATTGATCCAGGAGCTGGATTATCAAGTGACAGCATTGAAAAAACTACTAAAACTATAAAAGCTTCAAAACCATTTGTAGATGTACTTATCGATATCGTACCATCTAACCCCATAGCATCTATGGCTAAGGGAAATATGTTACAAATTATATTCTTTGCCCTTCTTACAGGTATGGGTTTAACTGTCTTAGGAGATAGAGTCAGCAAGGTAAAGGACCTGTTTGACCAAGCCAATGACCTGGTTTTAGAGATGCTAAACCTTATTATGAAAGTAGCTCCATTTGGTGTATTCTGCCTTATCACTAAGACGTTTTCATCTCTTGGATATACGGCAATGATGCCACTGTTAAAATATATGCTTACAGTAGTTGGGGCATTATTTATTCATGGTTTATTCACTTACCAAGGGCTTTTAGTCGCTGTGGTTAAGATGAATCCATTAACTTTCTTTAAGAAGTTTTTACCTGCTATATCTGTGGCATTCTCTACATCCAGTAGTGGAGCTACAATTCCAGTTACCCTTGAAACTGTTCAGGAGGAATTTGGAGTATCAAAGAGTATCAGTTCATTTACAATACCACTGGGAGCTACTGTCAATATGGACGGAACTGCTATCATGCAGGGAGTTGCAGTAGTATTTATAGCAGCTGTATATGGAGTAGATCTAACTATGGGTGACTATGTCGCAGTAATTTTAACAGCTACACTGGCATCTATCGGTACAGCCGGAGTTCCTGGAGTAGGACTTATAATGCTATCTATGGTACTAGCTCAAGTTGGGCTGCCAATTGAAGGTATTGCTCTTATCATGGGTGTAGACAGAATATTAGACATGACTAGAACTGCTGTAAACATTACAGGAGATGCAGTTTGTACTCTTATTGTCGCTAAAACTGAAGGGGAAGAATTAGACCTATCTTCAGAAAAAGAAGTAGAAGTAGCATAA
- a CDS encoding dihydrolipoyl dehydrogenase family protein — MYDLIIIGAGAGGLTCAYTANGLGKKVLLVDKGLPGGTCTWSGCMPSKALINIGKDVHAAKKYSSVEIDTAKVMKDVRDAIEEVYSHESPEILAKDGITFKKGEQIKIIDPKIVLVDEVEYHGKNIVISTGTSPFIPPLEGLDKIDYLTNQNLFQLEKLPKSMIILGGGAIGVEMAQCLNRLGTTVHIMERSSRIFIRESEELVNILSETLIKEGVNIHVNTNAVSVTQDDEIISLNVETGGEPRTIEAEALLVSIGRVPNVENLGLDELGLKYNKKGIQVDDYLRTNIHNIYGVGDVAGPYQFSHTANYQGILAVKNMFLPLKKKVDYSNISWCTFTSPELASRGLPDPEGKETKIYSYGRSDSDRTMTKKGDIFEMRVETNHKKEILEVKILAERAGEMISSLQIAAANHLTLDKLSPVIFPHPSYSEILGKLGKKAYVDKLLENPFINIFAK, encoded by the coding sequence ATGTATGATTTAATAATAATTGGTGCCGGTGCCGGCGGATTGACCTGTGCATATACGGCTAACGGACTGGGAAAAAAAGTACTCTTGGTGGATAAGGGTTTACCGGGAGGTACCTGTACCTGGTCGGGATGTATGCCCAGCAAGGCTCTTATCAACATAGGCAAGGATGTTCATGCAGCCAAAAAATATTCATCTGTAGAAATAGATACTGCAAAGGTCATGAAAGATGTCAGAGATGCCATAGAGGAGGTCTATTCCCATGAATCCCCGGAAATTTTAGCTAAAGATGGGATCACATTTAAAAAAGGGGAACAGATTAAAATAATCGATCCAAAAATTGTCCTGGTGGATGAAGTAGAATACCACGGGAAGAACATAGTTATATCTACTGGCACCTCGCCATTTATACCGCCCCTGGAGGGACTGGATAAGATAGATTACCTGACCAATCAAAACCTTTTTCAGTTGGAAAAACTCCCTAAATCCATGATAATTTTAGGAGGGGGAGCAATAGGAGTGGAGATGGCTCAGTGCTTAAACAGGCTGGGAACAACAGTTCATATAATGGAGAGATCTTCCCGGATTTTCATCCGTGAAAGTGAGGAATTAGTGAATATTTTGTCTGAAACCTTGATAAAAGAGGGGGTCAATATCCATGTCAATACCAATGCTGTCTCTGTGACGCAGGATGATGAGATTATCAGCCTCAATGTGGAAACGGGTGGAGAGCCAAGGACAATTGAAGCTGAGGCCCTGCTGGTTTCTATAGGGAGGGTTCCCAATGTAGAAAATCTTGGATTGGATGAATTGGGGTTAAAATATAACAAAAAAGGGATCCAAGTAGACGATTACCTGAGGACAAATATCCACAATATTTACGGTGTGGGAGATGTGGCAGGTCCGTATCAATTTTCCCATACAGCTAATTACCAGGGAATTTTAGCAGTTAAGAATATGTTTTTACCCCTGAAGAAAAAAGTGGACTATTCCAATATAAGCTGGTGTACCTTTACCTCTCCTGAACTGGCTTCCCGGGGACTTCCCGACCCAGAGGGAAAGGAAACTAAGATCTATTCCTATGGACGGAGCGATTCAGATAGAACCATGACAAAAAAAGGGGATATTTTTGAGATGAGGGTGGAAACTAACCATAAAAAAGAGATCCTGGAGGTAAAGATCCTGGCTGAAAGAGCAGGTGAAATGATCTCCTCCCTTCAAATAGCCGCTGCCAACCACCTTACTCTGGATAAACTTTCGCCGGTTATCTTTCCCCATCCAAGTTACAGCGAAATTTTAGGAAAGTTAGGAAAGAAAGCATATGTAGATAAATTATTGGAAAACCCGTTCATAAACATCTTTGCAAAATAA
- a CDS encoding potassium channel family protein, whose amino-acid sequence MKSEMKKILIPGVILSLIFFIGIFGYIYIENYNVIDAFYMTSITLSTVGFGEVQALSPQGKVFTSILIFSGITVVVYTLGNITKFFIEGELKSYLRWRKMDKKIAKLKDHYIVCGAGRTGIKIINDFLKKDLNFVVVDNDEKGIEKLKEIYREKLLYVIGDATKDETLLQANVKSAKVLISVLSTDADNLFLTLTTKDLNGKIQVITRAVDASSEKKLKRGGADFIISPFEIAADRIIATATQTNLISFVDVFSKKSKIEGLTFELVEIKKGSQLVETTLMEAKIPTKTNLIVIGHEVDGIMKINPMSHELLKENEKLLVLGTKDQIKKLIEIASN is encoded by the coding sequence ATGAAATCTGAGATGAAAAAAATATTGATACCTGGAGTTATATTATCTTTAATATTTTTTATAGGTATTTTTGGATACATTTATATTGAAAATTATAATGTAATAGATGCTTTCTATATGACCTCTATCACCCTTTCTACAGTGGGATTTGGAGAGGTCCAGGCGCTTAGCCCCCAGGGGAAAGTTTTTACATCGATCCTGATATTCTCTGGAATAACTGTAGTTGTTTATACATTGGGAAATATTACTAAATTTTTTATTGAAGGGGAGCTAAAATCCTATTTGAGGTGGAGGAAGATGGATAAAAAGATAGCTAAATTAAAAGATCACTACATAGTATGTGGAGCCGGCAGAACTGGAATAAAGATTATAAATGATTTTTTAAAAAAAGATTTAAATTTTGTAGTGGTGGACAATGATGAAAAAGGTATTGAAAAACTAAAGGAGATATACAGGGAAAAATTACTCTATGTAATAGGAGATGCAACAAAAGATGAAACACTCCTCCAAGCCAATGTAAAAAGTGCTAAAGTATTGATATCGGTCCTATCAACAGATGCTGATAATCTTTTTTTAACCCTTACTACAAAAGATTTAAACGGAAAAATACAGGTGATAACAAGGGCTGTAGATGCCAGCAGTGAAAAAAAATTAAAAAGAGGGGGAGCCGACTTTATAATTTCACCCTTTGAGATAGCTGCCGACAGAATAATAGCCACAGCTACCCAGACTAACTTAATTAGTTTTGTAGATGTTTTCAGTAAAAAATCAAAGATAGAGGGGTTGACTTTTGAACTGGTTGAGATAAAAAAAGGATCACAGCTGGTAGAAACAACTCTTATGGAAGCAAAAATCCCCACTAAAACTAATCTGATAGTTATTGGTCACGAAGTGGATGGAATTATGAAGATAAACCCCATGTCCCATGAGTTATTGAAAGAAAATGAAAAATTGCTGGTACTGGGGACAAAGGATCAAATAAAAAAATTAATAGAGATAGCTTCGAATTAA